Proteins encoded together in one Triticum dicoccoides isolate Atlit2015 ecotype Zavitan chromosome 7B, WEW_v2.0, whole genome shotgun sequence window:
- the LOC119336384 gene encoding acyl-coenzyme A oxidase 2, peroxisomal-like — protein sequence MATTSRSVRHGSDDEDPTPAMRRLRRLSLHLLQPAPEGGGSLVPAACAGKRRAGGLDAAAAALTAYLRGRHRKMQARVYEFYVARPELQTPVELPMAAHRDLCFRQMAALVREAGVRPLSLMAADPAEYFAVMEAVGGVDISLAIKVGVQYSLWGGSVVNLGTKKHKEKYFDKIDNLEYPGCFAMTELHHGSNVQALQTTATFDPVTDEFIIDTPNDGAIKWWIGNAALHGKFATVFARLILPLQGKGGEPADMGIHAFIVPIRDLETHAVLPGIEINDCGHKIGLNGVDNGALRFCSVRIPRDNLLNRFGDVARDGKYTSSLPTINRRFAATLGELVGGRVGLAYSSVGVLKVAVTIAVRYALLRQQFGPPKEPEISVLDYQSHQHKLMPMLASAYAFHFARAYLVDMYSEMKKTNDEDVTADVHVLSSGLKSYITSYTAKSISICRESCGGHGYAAVNRFGGLRNDHDIFQTFEGDNTVLLQQVAGDLLKQYQQKFKGGTLSVTWNYLRDSMNTYLSQPNPVTARWEGEDHLRDPKFQLDAFRYRTSRLLHSVAARLQKHMKTLGGFGAWNRCLNHLLTLAESHIESVILARFIEAVKSCPDEKTREVLKLVCDLYALERIWKDIGTYRNVDYVAPNKAKAIHKLVDYLSYQVRLVARELVDAFDVPDQIIRAPIGMQSEAYAQYTQGVGFYRQPT from the exons ATGGCCACCACGTCCCGCTCCGTCCGCCACGGCTCCGACGACGAGGACCCGACGCCGGCGATGCGCCGCCTCCGGCGCCTCTCCCTCCACCTCCTGCAGCCCGCTCCCGAGGGGGGCGGCTCTCTGGTCCCCGCCGCGTGCGCGGGGAAGCGGCGGGCGGGGGGCCTGGACGCGGCCGCGGCCGCGCTCACGGCGTACCTCCGGGGGCGGCACCGGAAGATGCAGGCGCGGGTGTACGAGTTCTACGTCGCGCGGCCGGAGCTCCAGACCCCCGTGGAGCTGCCCATGGCCGCCCACCGCGACCTCTGCTTCCGGCAGATGGCGGCGCTCGTGCGGGAGGCCGGGGTGCGGCCGCTCAGCCTCAtggccgccgaccccgccgagtaCTTCGCCGTCATGGAGGCCGTCGGCGGGGTCGACATCTCCCTCGCCATCAAGGTCGGCGTACAGTACAG TCTTTGGGGGGGTTCTGTAGTAAATTTGGGAACCAAGAAGCACAAAGAAAAGTACTTCGACAAAATCGACAATTTGGAGTATCCAGGCTGTTTTGCTATGACAGAACTGCATCATG GATCCAATGTTCAAGCCCTACAGACCACTGCTACATTTGATCCAGTTACTGACGAGTTCATTATTGATACCCCAAATGATGGAGCCATTAAGTGGTGGATTGGCAATGCAGCTCTTCATGGAAAATTCGCCACTGTTTTTGCGAGGTTAATTCTACCGCTTCAGGGGAAAGGAGGGGAACCTGCTGACATGGGAATTCATGCATTTATTGTCCCGATTCGGGACCTTGAAACCCATGCTGTTCTCCCTGGAATTGAGATCAATGATTGTGGGCACAAGATAGGCCTAAATGGTGTAGATAATGGTGCCCTGAGGTTCTGTTCAGTTAGGATACCCCGTGACAACCTTCTGAACCGATTCGGTGATGTGGCGCGAGATGGAAAATACACAAGCAGCCTCCCCACGATTAATAGAAGATTTGCCGCAACCCTTGGTGAGCTTGTTGGGGGCCGAGTTGGGCTTGCATATAGTTCTGTGGGAGTACTCAAAGTTGCAGTAACCATTGCTGTTAGATATGCTTTACTGCGTCAACAGTTTGGTCCACCTAAGGAGCCTGAAATCAGTGTGCTGGATTACCAGTCTCACCAGCACAAACTAATGCCTATGCTGGCATCAGCGTATGCATTTCATTTTGCCAGAGCGTATCTGGTAGATATGTACTCGGAAATGAAGAAAACCAATGACGAGGATGTTACCGCTGATGTCCATGTACTTTCGTCTGGGTTGAAATCCTACATAACTTCATACACGGCAAAATCTATCAGCATATGCCGAGAATCGTGTGGTGGCCATGGGTATGCTGCTGTAAATCGTTTTGGTGGTCTGCGGAATGACCATGATATATTTCAAACATTCGAAGGAGACAACACAGTTCTGCTGCAGCAG GTTGCTGGAGATCTCCTGAAGCAATATCAGCAAAAATTCAAGGGAGGAACACTCTCGGTCACCTGGAACTACTTGAGAGACTCGATGAACACCTACTTGTCCCAGCCTAATCCTGTTACTGCTCGGTGGGAAGGGGAAGATCATCTCAGGGATCCTAAATTTCAGCTGGATGCATTCAGA TACCGAACATCTAGACTCCTGCATAGTGTTGCTGCTCGACTCCAGAAGCACATGAAGACACTCGGAGGTTTTGGTGCATGGAACAGATGCTTAAACCATCTGCTCACACTCGCAGAGTCACACATTGAGTCTGTCATCCTCGCAAGGTTTATAGAAGCAGTGAAGAG TTGCCCTGACGAAAAAACACGCGAAGTACTGAAGCTGGTATGCGACCTTTATGCGCTTGAAAGGATCTGGAAAGACATCGGGACATATCGGAATGTAGACTATGTCGCGCCAAACAAAGCCAAG GCTATCCATAAACTGGTAGACTACCTCAGTTACCAGGTGAGGCTTGTGGCTCGAGAACTTGTCGACGCCTTCGATGTCCCAGATCAAATCATCCGCGCCCCAATCGGCATGCAATCGGAGGCCTATGCTCAGTATACACAAGGTGTCGGCTTCTACAGACAACCAACATAG
- the LOC119336385 gene encoding thioredoxin domain-containing protein PLP3B-like — MDPDEVKSKLQGLAFGNVLAAAARDYKKEVIAKEKAQAAPAIHDEVDLDELLDDPELEKLHAERLAALKREVEKREVLKRQGHGEYREITEGDFLGEVTRGDKVICHFYHREFYRCKIMDKHLKALAPVYLGTKFVKLDAENAPFFVAKLAIKTLPCVILFKKGIAVDRLVGFDDLGSKDDFSTRALENVLKRKGIIEEKKKDDDEEDDETDMSKDRRVRSSTAYGSDSD, encoded by the exons ATGGATCCGGACGAGGTGAAGTCGAAGCTCCAAGGCCTGGCCTTCGGCAACGtcctggccgccgccgcccgcgactaCAAGAAG GAAGTTATAGCTAAAGAGAAGGCTCAAGCAGCACCTGCGATCCATGATGAAGTCGATCTTGATGAGTTACTGGAT GACCCAGAGCTTGAGAAACTGCATGCTGAACGGCTTGCTGCTCTTAAG AGAGAGGTCGAGAAGCGtgaggtgctaaagaggcaaggtcATGGTGAATACAGGGAAATAACTGAAGGGGACTTCTTAGGAGAGGTCACTCGTGGTGACAAGGTCATCTGCCATTTCTACCATCGTGAATTTTACCGCTGCAA GATCATGGATAAGCATTTGAAGGCACTCGCACCGGTCTATTTAGGAACTAAATTCGTCAAGCTTGATGCCGAA AATGCTCCCTTCTTTGTGGCAAAACTAGCAATCAAAACGTTGCCATGTGTTATATTGTTCAA GAAGGGTATTGCTGTTGATCGGTTGGTTGGTTTTGATGACCTTGGAAGTAAAGATGATTTTTCAACCAGGGCTTTGGAAAATGTACTGAAGAGGAAAG GTATAATTGAGGAAAAGAAGAAagacgatgatgaagaagatgatgagactGACATGTCAAAGGATAGGAGGGTTAGATCTTCCACTGCTTATGGTTCGGATTCAGATTGA